In Halodesulfovibrio sp. MK-HDV, the genomic window AGTCCAGACCAGCCCTGAGGAAACAAGCATTTCTCTTTCAGGAACGTGGACAACCTTGCATCTGGATACAGTTGAGCGCCCTTTTATGGACTCCGTACTGCATGCAGCGCACTCTATCGTGCTGAACATTGCAAACATTGCTAAGCTTGATACCAACGGCGCATGGATTCTTGAACAATATCGTCGAAAAGCTGTCGCTGATGGAAAAACCTGTTCAATCTCCGGAGCGGAAGCCAACGATCAAATATTACTGACAACTGTTGGAAAACGTACGGAAGAAAAAGCACCTCCTAAACCTGTGCCGTTCTATATCTCATTCTTAAACAATACAGGCCGCAGCTTCATTGAGCAGTGCAAAATCACAATAAATATTGTCGGGTTCCTTGGTGAAGTTGTCACCGCACTTGCCCGTTCTCTTCTTAATCCGCGGAGATTTAGAGTTACAGCGCTCTTCTATCACCTAGAGCATGTTGGACTTCGCGGTATCCCGATTATCGCCCTGCTTTCTTTCCTTATCGGAATGGTGCTCGCATATATGGGCGCACAGCAGCTCCAAAAATTTGGTGCGCAGGTTTTTGTAATACAACTTGTCCAGATTTCCGTTCTGCGTGAACTCGGCATTCTTCTCACAGCAATCGTCATTGCGGGTCGCTCCGGCTCTGCGTTTACAGCGCAAATTGGTGCAATGATCTCCAATGAAGAAATTTACGCGATGAAAACGTCCGGCCTCGATCCTGTAGACACTCTTGTAATCCCGCGAGTTCTTGCCCTCATCATCATGCTGCCTATTCTCGGATTCATTGCAGATATAATGGGCTTGCTCGGCGGCGCACTTATGGTTTGGCAATCGCTGGATATCGGGCTTCATGGATTTATTATCCGTCTCCATGAAACACTGAACATCTGGGATTTTTATGTTGGAATAATTAAGGCACCATTTTTTGCTATCGTCATTGCAACGATCGGGTGCTTTCAGGGCATGCAGGTTACAGGTAGCGCTGAATCTGTTGGTAGGCTCACGACCACAGCAGTTATTGAATCAATCTTTGCTGTAATCGTTATTGATGCAGGTTTCGCCATCTTTTTTGCGGCGATGGGGATTTAGCCATGAACGACATCATACTTTCTCTACGAGACGTTAAAACACAATATGGAAGCAATATTATCCATGAGAACCTTGATCTCGACGTTAAACGTGGCGAAATAATAGGTGTCATTGGTGGCTCTGGGTCAGGTAAATCTGTCCTGCTCAGAACAATTCTTGGATTAAATCGCCACTCGCAGGGACAGATTAAAATTTTTGGAAAGCAGTACCATCTGCTTAACGTAAAAGAGAAGCATAAAATCGAGCAGCGCTGGGGAGT contains:
- a CDS encoding ABC transporter permease, producing the protein MTTQQAPSFEVQTSPEETSISLSGTWTTLHLDTVERPFMDSVLHAAHSIVLNIANIAKLDTNGAWILEQYRRKAVADGKTCSISGAEANDQILLTTVGKRTEEKAPPKPVPFYISFLNNTGRSFIEQCKITINIVGFLGEVVTALARSLLNPRRFRVTALFYHLEHVGLRGIPIIALLSFLIGMVLAYMGAQQLQKFGAQVFVIQLVQISVLRELGILLTAIVIAGRSGSAFTAQIGAMISNEEIYAMKTSGLDPVDTLVIPRVLALIIMLPILGFIADIMGLLGGALMVWQSLDIGLHGFIIRLHETLNIWDFYVGIIKAPFFAIVIATIGCFQGMQVTGSAESVGRLTTTAVIESIFAVIVIDAGFAIFFAAMGI